One Aquarana catesbeiana isolate 2022-GZ linkage group LG11, ASM4218655v1, whole genome shotgun sequence genomic window carries:
- the LOC141112991 gene encoding uncharacterized protein, with protein MQRRWKSLRDRVRRDLTDEDKAARSGAPAPTKKKHVYHTNLQFLRQNMQSHTRPTTSNFRLGEVAEEDTELQRPNSPMITSGSPRPISEGVVEGTDEESRAVETPSPASLQSGEQRGRGGVRGRGRGRQARGGYNPEADDRVLALLQEVRQERRSMDAFLDPNNPRACFCRSLYHILEDIGGDQEKLCMDRMYGIAMQYRHAKLSGGPPPCDPYNVSHDPPMAPGTSAVLAPHSHYQPPPPRQPPPMPSQTSYHSLQAYADCPPSTSHFQPSYPLPRYQQDFGSDRQAQPLPRPQSPHPQCNQPSTTTYHHL; from the exons ATGCAGCGgcgctggaagtccctacgtgaccgtgtcaggagggacctcacggacgaagacAAGGCGGCACGTAGCGGAGCACCAGCGCCAACCAAAAAAAAGCACGTTTACCACACCAATCTCCAATTCCTcaggcaaaatatgcagagccataccagacc GACAACTTCAAATTTTAGACTTGGAGAGGTGGCTGAGGAAGATACAGAGCTTCAGAGACCAAACAGTCCAATGATCACCTCTGGATCTCCACGACCGATCAGCGAGGGAGTTGTTgagggcacagatgag gaatcgagggctgtggaaacaccgtctcctgccagtttacaaagtggagagcagcgcggtcgtggcggtgttcgtggccgtgggcgtggacgtcaggcgaggggcggctataatcccgaggctgatgacagggtgctagcactgctgcaggaagtgcggcaggagaggcgcagtatggatgcctttttagaccccaataacccacgcgcctgcttctgccgcagcctttaccacatcctggaggacattgggggagaccaagagaaactttgtatggatcgcatgtacggtattgcaatgcaatacagacatgcaaaattgagtggtgggccacctccatgcgatccatataatgtttctcatgatcccccaatggcccctgggacctcagcagtgctagcaccccactctcactatcagccccctcctccacgccaaccaccacctatgccgtcccagacctcatacCATAGCCTGCAAGCGTATGCTGATTGTCCACCTTCtacctcccattttcagccctcataccctctaccccgctaccagcaagattttgggagtgatcgccaggcccaaccgttaccccgtccccaatccccacatccccaatgcaatcaaccatccaccaccacctatcaccatttgtaa